The following proteins are encoded in a genomic region of Brachypodium distachyon strain Bd21 chromosome 1, Brachypodium_distachyon_v3.0, whole genome shotgun sequence:
- the LOC100834071 gene encoding probable trehalose-phosphate phosphatase 9 codes for MTKHGAVVVPEDAAVGRHFSFPPPRTGGDSCKKLAGQVDLGAAMMGSWLDSMKASSPRHRLVAPRVAATGSSDADETEDDVWMEKHPSALGSFGAVAAAASGKQVVMFLDYDGTLSPIVEDPDRAVMTEEMRDAVRGVAEHFPTAIVSGRGRDKVFNFVRLEELYYAGSHGMDIKGPTADSNHHLTPSKAKSVLCQPASEFLPMIGEVHDALVAKMASIPGAKVENNKFCLSVHFRCVEEKTWGALAEQVRAVLRDYPRLLLTQGRMVLEIRPVIKWDKGRALEFLLGALGFADRDDVFPIYIGDDRTDEDAFKVLRGRGQGAGILVSKFPKDTLASFSLRDPDEVKGFLRQLVRSSNS; via the exons ATGACGAAGCACGGCGCCGTGGTTGTGCCGGAGGACGCGGCGGTGGGGCGACATTTCTCGTTCCCTCCGCCGAGGACCGGTGGCGACTCGTGCAAGAAGCTGGCCGGGCAGGTCGACCTCGGCGCGGCCATGATGGGGTCCTGGCTCGACTCCATGAAGGCGTCGTCGCCGAGGCACAGGCTCGTGGCGCCCAGGGTCGCCGCTACCGGCAGCAGCGACGCGGATGAGACGGAGGACGACGTCTGGATG GAGAAGCACCCGTCGGCATTGGGCAGCTTcggggccgtggcggcggcggcgagcgggaAGCAGGTCGTCATGTTCCTCGACTACGACGGCACGCTGTCCCCGATCGTGGAGGACCCCGACCGCGCCGTCATGACGGAGGAG ATGAGGGACGCGGTTCGCGGCGTGGCGGAGCACTTCCCGACGGCGATCGTGAGCGGCCGGGGCAGAGACAAG GTGTTCAACTTCGTGAGGCTGGAGGAGCTGTACTACGCCGGGAGCCATGGGATGGACATCAAAGGCCCCACGGCTGACTCCAACCACCACCTCACGCCCAGCAAG GCCAAGTCAGTGCTGTGCCAGCCCGCGAGCGAGTTCCTGCCGATGATCGGGGAAGTCCACGACGCGCTGGTGGCCAAGATGGCGTCCATCCCGGGCGCCAAGGTGGAGAACAACAAGTTCTGCTTGTCCGTCCACTTCCGCTGCGTCGAAGAAAAG ACATGGGGCGCGCTGGCGGAGCAGGTGCGGGCGGTGCTGCGGGATTACCCGCGGCTGCTGCTGACGCAGGGGAGGATGGTGCTGGAGATCCGGCCCGTGATCAAGTGGGACAAGGGCAGGGCGCTGGAGTTCCTGCTGGGCGCGCTGGGCTTTGCGGACCGGGACGACGTGTTCCCGATCTACATCGGCGACGACCGCACGGACGAGGACGCCTTCAAGGTGCTCCGAGGCAGGGGGCAGGGCGCCGGGATCCTCGTCTCCAAGTTCCCCAAGGACACCCTcgcctccttctccctccGGGACCCCGACGAGGTCAAGGGCTTCTTGCGCCAGCTGGTCAGGTCCTCCAACAGCTGA